The window CCGCCTCGGCTACTTCCCGAACATCACCCACGCTCCCGCCGTCGTCGGTGTGGAGAAGGGGATCTTCGCCGAGAAGCTGGGCAGCAACGTCAAGATCGAGACGTCGACCTTCAACGCCGGACCGGCCGCTATCGAGGCGATCTTCTCCGGCGCCTTGGACGCCACATACATCGGCCCGAACCCGACCGTGAACGCGCACTCCAAGTCCAAGGGCGAGGCCGTACGCGTGATCTCCGGCGCGGCCTCGGGCGGGGTGGCGCTGGTGGTCAAGGCCGGCATCAACTCGGCCGAGGACCTGCGCGGCAAGAAGATCGCCACCCCCCAGCTCGGCAACACCCAGGACGTGGCGATCCGGTTCTGGCTCAAGGAGAAGGGCCTGAGCACCAACAAGGAGGGCGGCGGCGACGTCTCGATCGTGCCGCAGGAGAACGCGCAGACCGTCGAGACCTTCGGCAGCGGCGCGATCGACGGCGCCTGGGTGCCGGAGCCGTTCGTGTCCCGCCTGGTCAACGCGGGTGGCAAGGTCCTGATCGACGAGCGCGACCTGTGGCCGGACAAGAAGTTCGTCATCACCAACCTCATCGTCAGCACCAAGTTCGCCAAGGCCCACCCGGACGTGGTGAAGCGTTTGGTCGAGGGACAGGTCGCGGCCAACGACTTCGTCAACACCAAGCCGGACGAGGCCCAGCAGGCGATCTCCGAGCACATCGGCAAGATCACCGGAAAGCCGCTCGACCTCAAGCTGATCAAGCAGGCCTGGCCGACCCTCGAGTTCCTCAACGACCCGATCGAATCGTCGCTGAAGACCGGACTGGACCACGCGGTCGCGGTCGGCCTCACCGACCCGGTCGACCTGAAGGGCCTCTACGACCTGTCCTACCTCAACGAGGTGCTCAAGGCACAGGGCAAGGCCGAGGTTCCGCTGACATGACGTCCGTATCCACGGCACCGGACAGCGCGACCACCTCGGTCGCGCTGTCCGGCGTCAGCAAGGTGTACGGCCGAGGCGAGAACGCGGTCCTCGCGCTCGACCGGATCTCCCTGGACGTCGCGCCGGGTGAGTTCGTCTGTCTCGTCGGCGCCTCCGGGTGTGGCAAGAGCACACTGCTCAACCTGGTCGCCGGGCTCGACACCCCGAGCGGCGGCACGATCCGGGTCGGCGACGCCGCCGAGCCGGGGCCGGATTCCCCGGGTCGCCGACCGGCGTCGTCCGGTCGGCTCCCGTCGCCCGGACTGATGTTCCAGGAGCCCGCCCTCTTTCCCTGGCTCACCGTGGCGGCCAACGTCGAACTGCCGCTGAAGCTGCGTGGCCTGTCCCGCGCCGAGCGGCGGGATCGGGTCGCCGAGCTGCTGGACACGGTGCACCTGGGCGACTTCGGCCGACGGCGGCCGCACGAACTGTCCGGCGGTATGCGTCAGCGGGTCGCGCTGGCTCGTACGTTGGCGCTCGACACCCCGGTCCTGCTGATGGACGAACCCTTCGGGGCGCTCGACGCGATGACCCGTGACCTGCTGCACGACGAGCTGGAACGGATCTGGACCGAGCGTCGGCTGACGGTCCTGTTCGTCACGCACAACGTACGGGAGGCGGCCCGGCTCGCCGACCGGATCGTGCTGCTCTCCAGCCGACCGGGCCGGATCATCTACGAGACCCGGGTGACCACACCCCGTCCCCGCCGGATCGACTCCGCGGAGGTCGCGGCCGTCGCCGCCGAGGTCACCGACCGACTGCGTACGGAGGTGGGCCGACATGGCCGGTGACACCATCACCACCAGGCGGGAAGAGGCGGAGACCCTCTCCGGCCTCGACGCGCTGGAGATCGCCTCCCGGCAGAAGGTGGCCGGCGGCGCCCGGCTGTTCTGGGCGGCGACCTGGCCCAAGCTCGCCGCCGTCGGTCTCGCCATCGGCATCTGGCAGGTGGTCGTCTGGACCGGTTGGAAGGACCCGTGGGCACTGCCCGGCCCGGGGCCCGTCTTCACCGACCTCGGGCAGTACCTGCTCACCTCCGCGTTCTGGGACGGTCTGGCCACCACCGCCCGGCGAGCCGCGGTGGGCTTCCTCGCGGCCGTCGCGTTCGGACTCGTGCTCGGCCTCGCGGTGGCCCGCAGCCGCATCCTGCGTGCCGCGCTCGGCTCGATGATCACCGCGCTGCAGACCATGCCGTCGATCGCCTGGTTCCCACTGGCGATCCTGCTGTTCCAGCTCAGCGAACAGGCGATCTTCTTCGTGGTGGTGCTCGGCGCCGCGCCGTCGATCGCCAACGGCGTCATCCACGGCGTCGACTACGTCCCGCCGCTGCTGCTGCGGGCCGGCCGCAACATCGGTGCCAGGGGGTTGAACCTCTACTGGTACGTGATCGCGCCGGCCGCGCTGCCGGCGATCGTCGCGGGACTCAAGCAGGGCTGGGCGTTCGCCTGGCGCAGCCTGATGGCCGGCGAGTTGCTGGTGGTGATCGCGACGAAGACCTCCATCGGCGCACAGCTCGTCTACGCCCGGGAACTCTCCGAGGCGGAGCGGCTGATCGCGATCATGATCGTGATCCTGGTGCTGGGTCTCTTCGTCGACGCGGCCTTCGGTGTGGTGGACCGGGCCATCCGGCGCCGCTGGGGCCTGCTGCAGTCACGACGCAGGTAACAACACGCTCCTGGGGAGGCAGCGGTCCATGTACGTCTCAGCCCGCAGCGACTACGCGATCCGCGCCATGCTGGCCATCGCGGCGGGAACCCGCGCCCACCCGACGTCGGGCGGGACGGGTGACGACCCCACCACCACCGTCGGTGAGATTGCCGCCGGTGGTGGTGGGCCGGTCAAGGCGGCCACGCTCGCCACCGCCCAGGAGATTCCGTTGAGTTTCCTGCACGGCATCCTGCACGACCTGCGCCGGGCCGGACTGTTGCTGAGTTACCGCGGGGTCGACGGCGGCTACCTGCTGGCCCGTCCGGCCGCCCAGATCAGCGTCGGTGACGTCCTGCGGGCGCTGAGCGGCTCGCTCACCACCGTACGCGGATTGCCGACCGAAGCCGCCGCCTACCACGGGGTGGCGACCGAACTCGGCAACGTCTGGCTCGCCGTACACAGCGCGATCGAGGACGTGGTGGACCGGACCAGCCTGGCCGACCTGCTCGCACCCCACCTGCACGCGCCCGAACCCGGTGCCGTCCACTGACCGGGTGGGAGGTGAGCGGTTGGGAACTGGCCCTCGCCGTTGTCCTCGGTACGCTCGCCGCCGCCATCGGTACGCCGACGGGAGTCTCCGGCGGCCTGCTCCTGCTACCGCTGCTGCTGACCGTCTTCGGGTTGGGCGGCACGGTCGCAAGCGCCACCAACCTGCTGTTCAACATCGTGTCCACACCGATCGGGATCGCCCGCCAGCGGCGGGTCGACGCCCAGCTCACCCTGCTGCTGGTCGGATCGGCCGCCCCGGCCGCGGTCGTCGGTGCGCTGGTGAACGTCTTCCTGCTCGGTGACTCGGCCGCCTTCCGAGCGCTGGTGGCGGCCCTGCTCGGCGTGGTCGGGGTCAGCATCCTGGTGCCCCGCCCACGGTCGTCCGGCACGGCTCCGCTGACCGGGCGGGGTCGCTCGGTGATGCTGGTCGTGGGCGCCGCCAGCGGGCTGCTCGGCGGGTTCTACGGCCTGGGCGGAGCGGTCCTCGCCGCCCCCGCGACGCTGCTGCTCACCGGCTGGCCGGTGGTCCGGATCTCGGGTGCCGCACTGGTCGCCACGTTTGTCGTCTCGGTCACCGGACTGGCCACGTACGCTGGCCTGAGCCTCGCCGGGCACACGGCGGTACAGACTCCACACTGGCCGCTCGGTCTCGCCCTCGGGGCCGGCGGTGTCATCGGCGGCTACTGGGCGTCCAGGTACGCCACCCGGGTGCCCGACCGGCTGCTCCGGACCGTACTCGCCGCCATGGTCGGGTTGGGTGCGCTCCGCCTCGTTCTGAGCTGAGGTTCCCGTACCGGTGACGTCCGGGACGGGGCGTCCGGCGGTACCGGCGACCGTCGATGGGACGAGGATCGGGCGGATGGTGAATTGGGGCTTGCTATTCCTATCGACCAGATAGGAATATGGGCGCGTGCTCATCGAGCTTCATCTCACCTCCCGCCGGGTGGTCGACCTGATGCGGGTCGCCTCCGGGCTCTGTCGCCGCCGCGACCCGGTCACCTCCTGACCGACGTCCGGCCCCGGGCGCGACGTCGCCCCGAGACCGTCGCAGGTGGTGCATCGCACCACTGATCCGACCAGCCGGCGTCCGATCGAGGTACGCCGGGTCGCGATCCCGCCCGGCAACAGCGCCGGCCAGGCGCGCACTGCCACTCGAACCAACCATTGCGGCTCCGCGGTGGAGCCGCCGTACCCCGAGGAAGACGATGAGCGACGAATCGCCACCCCGTCCGGCCCCGTCAACGTCCCCACCGACCGCACCCGAGAGCAGGCTCGCCCTGAACGAGGACTGGGCCGCGACCATCCTGGGGCTGGTGCTGCTGGTCCTGGTCCTGGTCGGCGTGATCCCCACCGGGCTGGTGCCCTGATGACCGCCGACGCGACCCGGGCCCCGAGCGGGGCCCCCGACACCGACGCCGTGACGGCGACGGAAAACACGAGCACGCCACCCTCCACCTCGGCGGCGCCTGCGCAGCCGAGCGAGCCGACCGAGAAGCCGAGCGAGCCGACCGACGGTGGCACCACCTCGGTCCGGTCCGGCACGTTCTGGGGGTGGACCGCCCTGGGACTGCTCGTGGTCCTCGGGCTGGCCGCGCTGACCCGGTATCTCGAGCAGAACGTGCCGGTCTTCTTCGAGGACACCGCGCTGGAGGACATCGCCGGCGCGATCGAGTACCCGGTGTACGCGATCCTGCTCGGCCTGCTCGGCAACGTACTGGTCACGCTGTTCGGGTTGCGGGACCGGATCGCCGCCGCGTTCCGTACCGAGTTCTTCATCAAGACCG of the Micromonospora sp. NBC_01796 genome contains:
- a CDS encoding ABC transporter substrate-binding protein, giving the protein MRRPPYTRTGRLAAIAVLTAAMLGATAACGGDDGGTGEGGSSGPVTLRLGYFPNITHAPAVVGVEKGIFAEKLGSNVKIETSTFNAGPAAIEAIFSGALDATYIGPNPTVNAHSKSKGEAVRVISGAASGGVALVVKAGINSAEDLRGKKIATPQLGNTQDVAIRFWLKEKGLSTNKEGGGDVSIVPQENAQTVETFGSGAIDGAWVPEPFVSRLVNAGGKVLIDERDLWPDKKFVITNLIVSTKFAKAHPDVVKRLVEGQVAANDFVNTKPDEAQQAISEHIGKITGKPLDLKLIKQAWPTLEFLNDPIESSLKTGLDHAVAVGLTDPVDLKGLYDLSYLNEVLKAQGKAEVPLT
- a CDS encoding ABC transporter ATP-binding protein; the protein is MTSVSTAPDSATTSVALSGVSKVYGRGENAVLALDRISLDVAPGEFVCLVGASGCGKSTLLNLVAGLDTPSGGTIRVGDAAEPGPDSPGRRPASSGRLPSPGLMFQEPALFPWLTVAANVELPLKLRGLSRAERRDRVAELLDTVHLGDFGRRRPHELSGGMRQRVALARTLALDTPVLLMDEPFGALDAMTRDLLHDELERIWTERRLTVLFVTHNVREAARLADRIVLLSSRPGRIIYETRVTTPRPRRIDSAEVAAVAAEVTDRLRTEVGRHGR
- a CDS encoding ABC transporter permease; translated protein: MAGDTITTRREEAETLSGLDALEIASRQKVAGGARLFWAATWPKLAAVGLAIGIWQVVVWTGWKDPWALPGPGPVFTDLGQYLLTSAFWDGLATTARRAAVGFLAAVAFGLVLGLAVARSRILRAALGSMITALQTMPSIAWFPLAILLFQLSEQAIFFVVVLGAAPSIANGVIHGVDYVPPLLLRAGRNIGARGLNLYWYVIAPAALPAIVAGLKQGWAFAWRSLMAGELLVVIATKTSIGAQLVYARELSEAERLIAIMIVILVLGLFVDAAFGVVDRAIRRRWGLLQSRRR
- a CDS encoding RrF2 family transcriptional regulator — its product is MYVSARSDYAIRAMLAIAAGTRAHPTSGGTGDDPTTTVGEIAAGGGGPVKAATLATAQEIPLSFLHGILHDLRRAGLLLSYRGVDGGYLLARPAAQISVGDVLRALSGSLTTVRGLPTEAAAYHGVATELGNVWLAVHSAIEDVVDRTSLADLLAPHLHAPEPGAVH
- a CDS encoding sulfite exporter TauE/SafE family protein; translated protein: MSGWELALAVVLGTLAAAIGTPTGVSGGLLLLPLLLTVFGLGGTVASATNLLFNIVSTPIGIARQRRVDAQLTLLLVGSAAPAAVVGALVNVFLLGDSAAFRALVAALLGVVGVSILVPRPRSSGTAPLTGRGRSVMLVVGAASGLLGGFYGLGGAVLAAPATLLLTGWPVVRISGAALVATFVVSVTGLATYAGLSLAGHTAVQTPHWPLGLALGAGGVIGGYWASRYATRVPDRLLRTVLAAMVGLGALRLVLS